A single genomic interval of Apis cerana isolate GH-2021 linkage group LG14, AcerK_1.0, whole genome shotgun sequence harbors:
- the LOC108000990 gene encoding solute carrier family 28 member 3 — protein sequence MSANPAFENTELNVLETGHLTDESITENKGTREKSSDCIQSIYDALDDFLSKHHRVVHFFLMTLGNLIVLIYFIFATIYWKNNYNYFDWCHGYGLLLLILAIVYGSLFYHYALKPFFGKIFVYCHRPYISNITNNFRKIKYGNIIGQTIIYTCIFTAIIVFLIIDTVNSRERLMSGIGIIVLISLGWIFSKHPSHIKWKLVLNALIVQIIFGLFTIRWSVGRSIFQCIADKVESFLNFAKIGASFIFSDKLIADGIFAFTVLPVLFYFNFIIQMLYYLGIMQWIIFNLGKFLQKLMGTSICESVVCAGNIFIGMTETPLMIKPYLNKLTTSELHTLMSSGFGTVSGTVFAAYINFGANPAHLITATLMAAPATLCYAKLFYPETEKIIITSDNVKLEKSKDTGLIDAASKGATAAIPLVLNIIANIVGFVSFIALVNSLLSWIGSLIGYEKLSFELILSKVFIPISWVMGVPWDHCEDVATLIGLKTTVNEFVAYKELGKYKKEGRIFGRIEAIATFAICGFANPGSVGITISILTSLAPDKKEIISNIVMRAFISGCVITFLTASVAGMLVPDDYEHISAFVSNRTLS from the exons ATGTCTGCAAATCCAGCATTTGAG aacacCGAGTTAAACGTGTTAGAGACTGGTCATCTGACAGACGAATCGATAACGGAAAACAAG GGGACAAGAGAAAAATCAAGTGATTGTATACAATCGATATACGATGCATTGGACGATTTCCTTTCGAAGCATCATCGAGTggttcattttttcttgatgACTCTAGgcaatttaattgtattaatttattttatttttgccacaatatattggaaaaata ATTACAACTACTTCGATTGGTGCCATGGTTATGGTTTGCTACTCCTTATATTAGCGATCGTTTATGGCtcacttttttatcattatgccCTGAAACCtttctttggaaaaatattcgtttattgTCATCGGCCATACATCAGCAATATCACCAACAATTTCCGaaagataaa aTATGGCAACATTATCGgtcaaacaataatttatacatgtatCTTTACTGCTATCATTGTATTCCTTATTATCGACACTGTAAACTCGAGAGAAAGATTAATGAGTGGAATCGGAATCATCGTATTGATAAGTTTAGGATGGATATTCTCAAAGCATCCTAGTCAC atAAAATGGAAACTCGTATTGAACGCATTGATCGTGCAAATTATCTTTGGACTTTTTACGATTCGATGGTCTGTTGGTCGATCTATTTTCCAATGTATTGCTGACAAAGTAGAATCATTTCTCAACTTTGCAAAGATTGGTGCAAGCTTCATATTCTCCGATAAACTCATCGCAGATGGCATTTTTGCTTTCACC gtCCTCCCTGtgctcttttattttaattttatcattcaaatGTTGTACTATTTAGGTATTATGCAATGGATTATCTTCAATCTGGGTAAATTTCTGCAAAAACTCATGGGAACTTCGATTTGTGAATCAGTAGTTTGtgctggaaatatttttattggaatg ACAGAAACACCGTTAATGATCAAACCTTATTTGAACAAATTAACTACTTCGGAATTGCACACTCTCATGAGTTCGGGTTTTGGTACCGTTTCAG GAACTGTTTTTGCCGCATACATCAATTTTGGTGCAAATCCTGCTCATCTGATAACCGCTACTTTGATGGCAGCACCAGCAACTCTCTGTTatgctaaattattttatccagAAActgaaaagattataattacatccgataatgtaaaattagaaaaatc aaaagacACTGGTTTAATAGACGCAGCGAGTAAAGGTGCTACGGCAGCAATTCCTTtggtattgaatataattgctAATATTGTTGGGTTTGTATCCTTTATCGCATtagtaaattctttattatcctGGATAGGATCACTAATtggttatgaaaaattaagtttcgaa CTTATATTATCGAAAGTATTTATACCTATAAGTTGGGTCATGGGAGTACCTTGGGATCATTGTGAGGATGTAGCAACTTTAATAGGTTTGAAGACTACGGTAAATGAATTTGTCGCTTATAAAGAATTgggaaaatataagaaagaaggTCGAATTTTTGGTAGAATCGAGGCTATAGCTACTTTTGCGATTTGTGGTTTCGCGAATCCTGGTTCTGTTGGAATCACTATAAGCATATTGACTTCTTTGGCTcctgataaaaaagaaattataagcaatattGTCATGAGAGCCTTCATTTCTGGATGTGTTATCACTTTTCTTACAGCCAGTGTCGCTG GAATGCTGGTACCTGATGATTACGAACATATAAGTGCGTTCGTATCAAATAGGACACTTAGTTAA
- the LOC108000993 gene encoding ceramide-1-phosphate transfer protein has product MAEGMDLMYFDLRLVHDHFDRALVQDDDIDLKAYLDAYNELYKFFQLMGSVFGFVSSDLKQKIEILIDLINKNDQNYGTIKTMIEYEKENKILDKGDYSNGARTLLRLHRGLDFIREFLRQLGDLSDSDKTSSCCQDAYNKTLAKHHPWVIRKAAVVAMYTMPTRELLFKKVCGSDVQRNVDVLPKMLEVTADVFNRTHNLYEIHQLHSLP; this is encoded by the exons ATGGCGGAAGGCATGGATTTGATGTATTTTGATCTCAGACTTGTTCATGATCATTTTGATCGAGCTCTCGTTCAAGATGATGATATTGATCTCAAAGCCTATTTGGATGCCTATAATGAACTTTACAA ATTTTTTCAACTGATGGGTAGTGTTTTTGGCTTTGTATCCTCGGATTTAAAGCAAAAGATTGAGATATTGATCGATTTGATCAATAAAAACGATCAAAACTATGGTACAATAAAGACTATGATAGAATatgagaaagaaaacaaaattttagataaggGAGATTATTCGAATGGAGCTCGTACATTATTGAGGCTTCATAGAGGCTTAG attttattagagaatttttaagGCAATTGGGCGATCTTTCAGATAGTGATAAAACATCCAGTTGTTGCCAAGAtgcttataataaaacattagcTAAGCATCATCCATGGGTAATTAGAAAGGCTGCAGTAGTTGCCATGTATACAATGCCTACCAgagaacttttatttaaaaag gtcTGTGGTTCAGACGTTCAAAGGAATGTTGATGTCCTGCCAAAAATGTTAGAAGTAACTGCAGATGTGTTCAATCGTACACACAATCTCTATGAAATTCATCAACTTCATAGTTTaccataa